A single genomic interval of Camelina sativa cultivar DH55 chromosome 11, Cs, whole genome shotgun sequence harbors:
- the LOC104728000 gene encoding putative 57 kDa heat shock protein: protein MAMAVPLIPQPQSPEGFYAINNQFLTHGPKGFSEFTMLENADLFVRMDLPGVPEEGVSVSLERSKKAVVVYAEAPKVQKHDSTDRQYVTMTGLVCRCCEISRVTTHMSDGVLRLVLSKTPIFPQRSSCIAFLRGRGLPQDLRGSGTHRFPHGRIGTDPNDPALTGPVLQPHPWVIPISVMAYESKQLQNGKLYVRVDMPGVPKENFTVSVTNGRVKVTGEAPAVSHDSGGRFYSGDVAMLSAPVDIPSRRVKTIAKNGVIRLLIPPV from the exons ATGGCCATGGCCGTTCCTCTTATTCCTCAACCTCAATCTCCAG AAGGCTTTTACGCAATCAACAACCAGTTTCTAACACATGGGCCAAAAGGGTTCTCTGAGTTCACGATGCTGGAGAACGCAGACTTGTTCGTGAGGATGGATTTGCCTGGAGTTCCTGAAGAAGGCGTGAGTGTTTCTCTTGAGCGGTCGAAGAAAGCTGTGGTTGTTTACGCCGAAGCACCAAAGGTTCAAAAACACGACTCCACAGACCGTCAATACGTTACTATGACTGGACTTGTCTGCAGATGCTGTGAGATCTCAAGGGTCACCACTCACATGTCCGATGGTGTTCTTAGACTTGTCCTCTCCAAGACTCCCATCTTTCCACAACGCTCTTCTTGCATCG CATTTCTTCGTGGCCGGGGTCTCCCACAAG ATCTCCGTGGCAGTGGCACTCACAGATTTCCCCATGGCCGCATTGGCACCGATCCAAATG ACCCGGCGTTAACCGGTCCGGTATTGCAACCACATCCTTGGGTGATCCCAATATCGGTCATGGCTTATGAGTCGAAGCAGCTCCAAAACGGCAAACTGTACGTGCGCGTAGACATGCCGGGAGTTCCAAAAGAGAACTTCACTGTCTCTGTCACGAATGGGCGAGTGAAGGTGACTGGTGAAGCTCCTGCTGTTAGCCACGACTCAGGTGGCCGTTTCTACTCTGGTGACGTGGCTATGCTCTCTGCTCCTGTTGACATTCCCAGCCGTCGAGTCAAAACCATCGCCAAGAACGGTGTGATTCGCCTCCTCATCCCTCCAGTTTGA
- the LOC104723465 gene encoding putative 57 kDa heat shock protein, whose product MVVPLSSLPPSREGFYAINNQFLANGPKGFMEFKMLENEDMYVRMDFPGVPKDGVRVFLDQSKKAVCIFADAPKEHKYDYSSRNYGTTTGLVCRCCEISGFISLISDGVLRLLLTKTNITPQRSSCISFLAGPDFREDLRGDGPHKFPHGTDPHDPTLTGRILMPHPCVNYGSDMAYESKQLQNGGLFVRVDMPGVPKENFTVSVENGRVKVTGEAPALSHDSSGRFYSGNVAMLSTPIDIPIRKIKTIAKNGVIRLIIPPV is encoded by the exons AAAGGGTTTATGGAGTTCAAGATGCTGGAGAACGAAGACATGTACGTTCGGATGGATTTTCCCGGCGTTCCAAAAGATGGTGTTAGGGTTTTTCTTGACCAGTCCAAGAAAGCTGTCTGTATCTTCGCCGACGCACCAAAGGAACACAAATACGACTACTCTTCCCGGAACTACGGTACCACTACCGGACTCGTCTGCCGATGCTGTGAAATCTCCGGCTTCATTTCCCTCATATCCGACGGTGTTCTTAGGCTTCTCCTCACCAAGACCAACATCACTCCTCAACGCTCCTCCTGCATCT CGTTTCTTGCTGGCCCAGATTTCCGAGAAg ATCTCCGTGGCGATGGTCCTCACAAATTCCCCCATGGCACAGATCCTCATG ACCCGACGTTAACGGGTCGGATATTGATGCCACACCCATGTGTGAACTACGGATCTGATATGGCTTATGAGTCCAAACAGCTTCAAAACGGTGGTCTCTTCGTGCGTGTAGACATGCCGGGCGTTCCCAAAGAGAACTTCACCGTCTCAGTCGAGAATGGGAGAGTGAAGGTGACTGGTGAAGCTCCTGCTCTTAGCCACGACTCAAGTGGACGTTTCTACTCTGGTAACGTGGCTATGCTCTCCACTCCTATCGACATTCCCATCCGTAAGATCAAGACCATTGCCAAGAACGGTGTGATCCGTTTAATCATCCCTCCCGTTTGA
- the LOC104723463 gene encoding leukocyte receptor cluster member 1-like isoform X1, with translation MGGHGGLNILPQKRWNVYNFDNREKVRKDEEAAAREEQIKREEARKRDAESRLEVLRNVRGLAPLKRASPEAEKGKDEAVVAAAVKSTTAVVVESVEPEEPKTGHINLFVGIRIFDPIEIPKNDKPAEEEDQRRKKMRKEAAATARASAKDAAARAGDPDEEKYRLGYGVAGKGVKRPWYLEKRNDEEDDSVRGEDDGGYRGDEAKKKKMSGGKKSLMELREERLKRERVEKERERALFMKQSQRDGGFSRRR, from the exons ATGGGAGGTCACGGTGGTTTGAACATTCTTCCACAGAAGCGATGGAACGTTTACAACTTCGACAACCGAGAAAAAGTCCGAAAAGACGAAGAAGCTGCCGCTAGAGAAGAGCAGATCAAACGCGAGGAAGCTAGAAAACGAGATGCTGAGTCTCGTCTCGAGGTGCTCCGTAACGTCCGTGGCTTAGCGCCTCTCAAACGAGCTTCTCCGGAGGCAGAGAAGGGTAAAGACGAGGCGGTGGTGGCTGCTGCTGTTAAATCCACCACCGCTGTTGTTGTGGAGAGTGTTGAACCGGAGGAGCCTAAGACTGGTCATATTAATCTATTCGTAGGGATTAGGATCTTTGATCCGATTGAGATCCCTAAGAACGATAAGCCTGCGGAGGAGGAAGAtcagagaaggaaaaaaatgaggAAAGAAGCGGCTGCGACGGCGAGAGCTTCTGCTAAGGATGCTGCAGCGAGGGCGGGTGATCCAGATGAGGAGAAGTATAGATTGGGGTATGGGGTTGCTGGTAAAGGTGTGAAGCGTCCTTGGTATCTTGAGAAACGtaatgatgaggaagatgatagTGTTCGTGGTGAGGATGATGGTGGATATAGAGGTGATGaagctaagaagaagaagatgagtggtgGGAAGAAGAGCTTGATGGAGCTGAGAGAAGAAAGGTTGAAGAGGGAGAGGGTtgagaaggaaagagagagagcccTTTTCATGAAACAGAGCCAGAGAGACGGTGGCTTTTCCCGGAG GCGGTGA
- the LOC104723463 gene encoding leukocyte receptor cluster member 1-like isoform X2 encodes MGGHGGLNILPQKRWNVYNFDNREKVRKDEEAAAREEQIKREEARKRDAESRLEVLRNVRGLAPLKRASPEAEKGKDEAVVAAAVKSTTAVVVESVEPEEPKTGHINLFVGIRIFDPIEIPKNDKPAEEEDQRRKKMRKEAAATARASAKDAAARAGDPDEEKYRLGYGVAGKGVKRPWYLEKRNDEEDDSVRGEDDGGYRGDEAKKKKMSGGKKSLMELREERLKRERVEKERERALFMKQSQRDGGFSRR; translated from the coding sequence ATGGGAGGTCACGGTGGTTTGAACATTCTTCCACAGAAGCGATGGAACGTTTACAACTTCGACAACCGAGAAAAAGTCCGAAAAGACGAAGAAGCTGCCGCTAGAGAAGAGCAGATCAAACGCGAGGAAGCTAGAAAACGAGATGCTGAGTCTCGTCTCGAGGTGCTCCGTAACGTCCGTGGCTTAGCGCCTCTCAAACGAGCTTCTCCGGAGGCAGAGAAGGGTAAAGACGAGGCGGTGGTGGCTGCTGCTGTTAAATCCACCACCGCTGTTGTTGTGGAGAGTGTTGAACCGGAGGAGCCTAAGACTGGTCATATTAATCTATTCGTAGGGATTAGGATCTTTGATCCGATTGAGATCCCTAAGAACGATAAGCCTGCGGAGGAGGAAGAtcagagaaggaaaaaaatgaggAAAGAAGCGGCTGCGACGGCGAGAGCTTCTGCTAAGGATGCTGCAGCGAGGGCGGGTGATCCAGATGAGGAGAAGTATAGATTGGGGTATGGGGTTGCTGGTAAAGGTGTGAAGCGTCCTTGGTATCTTGAGAAACGtaatgatgaggaagatgatagTGTTCGTGGTGAGGATGATGGTGGATATAGAGGTGATGaagctaagaagaagaagatgagtggtgGGAAGAAGAGCTTGATGGAGCTGAGAGAAGAAAGGTTGAAGAGGGAGAGGGTtgagaaggaaagagagagagcccTTTTCATGAAACAGAGCCAGAGAGACGGTGGCTTTTCCCGGAGGTGA
- the LOC104723464 gene encoding putative 57 kDa heat shock protein, whose amino-acid sequence MVVPLSSVPPSREGFYAINNQFLVNGPKGFYEYKQLENEDMFVRMDLPGVPKDGVRISFDQSKKAVCIFADAPKEHKYDYSPRNYGTTTGLVCKCCEVSGCTSHMSDGVLRLLLTKTKITPQRSSCISFLADPESGEVVIVLRGDGPRTHGTDPHDPKLTGRILMPHPCVNYGSEMAYESKQLQNGGLYVRVDMPGVPKENFTVSVVNGRVRVTGEAPALSHDSSGRFYSGDVAMLSTPAVNIPIR is encoded by the exons ATGGTCGTCCCTCTTAGTTCCGTTCCTCCATCTCGTG AAGGGTTTTACGCAATAAACAACCAGTTTCTAGTAAATGGGCCAAAAGGGTTCTATGAGTACAAGCAGCTGGAGAACGAAGACATGTTCGTTCGGATGGATCTTCCCGGCGTTCCAAAAGATGGTGTGAGGATCTCTTTTGACCAGTCCAAGAAAGCTGTTTGTATATTCGCCGACGCACCCAAGGAACACAAATACGACTACTCTCCCCGGAACTACGGTACCACCACCGGACTCGTCTGCAAATGCTGTGAAGTCTCCGGCTGCACTTCCCACATGTCCGACGGTGTTCTTAGGCTTCTCCTCACCAAGACCAAAATCACTCCTCAACGCTCCTCCTGCAtct CGTTTCTTGCTGACCCAGAATCCGGAGAAG TGGTCATAGTTCTCCGTGGCGATGGTCCTCGCACCCATGGCACAGATCCTCATG ATCCGAAGTTAACTGGTCGGATATTGATGCCACACCCATGTGTGAACTACGGATCTGAGATGGCTTATGAGTCCAAGCAGCTTCAAAACGGTGGTCTATACGTGCGTGTAGACATGCCAGGCGTCCCTAAAGAGAACTTCACCGTCTCAGTCGTGAATGGGAGAGTGAGAGTGACTGGTGAAGCTCCTGCTCTTAGCCATGACTCAAGTGGACGTTTCTACTCTGGTGACGTAGCTATGCTCTCAACTCCTGCCGTCAACATTCCCATCcgttag